From a region of the Sulfuriferula plumbiphila genome:
- a CDS encoding XrtA system polysaccharide deacetylase, translating to MTIDVEDYFQVSAFAPHIARDSWDARPCRIERNMARILAMLDEHHTHATFFTLGWIAERYPQVVRAIVDNGHELASHGYGHQRASDLTPEQFRADITRAKGLLEDIGGVAVRGYRAPSFSIGSRNLWALEVLREAGHRYSSSIYPVAHDHYGMPDAPRFAFRPLDDDLLEFPPSTVHLFGRNLPAGGGGYFRLMPYALSRWLMRRVNHTDGQPCMFYFHPWEIDPEQPRQRGIGFRTRFRHYVNLTRMEGRIAHLLRDFQWDRVDRVFMKDAA from the coding sequence ATGACCATCGACGTGGAAGACTACTTCCAGGTATCCGCTTTCGCCCCGCATATCGCGCGCGACAGCTGGGATGCCCGGCCGTGCCGGATAGAGCGCAACATGGCGCGCATCCTGGCTATGCTCGACGAGCATCACACCCATGCCACTTTTTTCACCCTGGGCTGGATAGCCGAGCGCTATCCGCAAGTGGTGCGCGCCATCGTCGACAACGGCCACGAACTGGCCAGCCACGGCTACGGCCACCAGCGCGCCTCAGACCTGACCCCGGAGCAGTTTCGCGCCGACATCACCCGCGCCAAGGGTCTGCTGGAAGACATCGGCGGCGTGGCAGTGCGCGGCTATCGCGCGCCGAGTTTTTCCATCGGCAGCCGCAATCTGTGGGCGCTGGAAGTGTTGCGCGAAGCCGGCCACCGCTACAGTTCCAGCATTTATCCGGTGGCGCACGATCACTACGGGATGCCCGACGCGCCACGCTTTGCGTTCCGCCCGCTGGACGACGACTTGCTGGAATTCCCGCCCAGCACCGTACACCTGTTCGGGCGCAACCTGCCCGCCGGCGGCGGCGGCTACTTCCGCCTGATGCCTTACGCCCTGTCGCGCTGGCTGATGCGGCGCGTGAACCACACCGACGGCCAGCCCTGCATGTTCTATTTTCATCCCTGGGAAATCGACCCGGAACAGCCGCGCCAGCGCGGTATCGGTTTCAGGACGCGGTTTCGCCACTATGTGAACCTCACCCGCATGGAAGGGCGCATTGCCCACCTGCTGCGCGATTTCCAGTGGGATCGGGTGGATCGGGTGTTCATGAAGGATGCGGCATGA
- a CDS encoding FemAB family XrtA/PEP-CTERM system-associated protein, giving the protein MNASVKLPPESAGVTVRPMLATDAARWDAFVQSCPEATFFHRAGWREVIERAFGHRTHFLLAEVDGEIHGVLPLAEINSRLFGHSLSALPFCVYGGPAALNEAARRALDQAALKLAGALRVEHLEYRNRQPFHTDWPGKDLYVTFRKAIDPEVERNMIAIPRKQRAMVRKGIKAGLVSAIDAHTQRFFHAYSSSVHRLGTPVFSRKYFRLLKQVFGEACEILTITLDGRVISSVMNFYFRDEVLPYYGGGTAEARHLAGNDFMYWEVMRRACEKGCRVFDYGRSKLGTGSYDFKKNWGFEAQPLYYEYHLVRGRSVPDHNPLNPRYRLFIKAWQRLPLALANVIGPHIVKNLG; this is encoded by the coding sequence ATGAACGCATCCGTCAAACTCCCGCCCGAATCAGCCGGCGTGACCGTGCGCCCCATGCTGGCAACCGACGCGGCGCGCTGGGATGCCTTTGTACAGTCCTGCCCGGAGGCGACTTTCTTTCACCGTGCGGGCTGGCGCGAGGTGATCGAACGGGCGTTCGGCCATCGCACGCATTTTTTGCTGGCCGAAGTGGACGGTGAAATCCACGGTGTGTTGCCGCTCGCCGAAATCAACAGCCGCCTGTTTGGGCATTCGCTCTCTGCCCTGCCGTTCTGCGTATATGGCGGCCCGGCGGCACTCAACGAAGCGGCAAGGCGCGCGCTGGATCAAGCTGCGCTGAAGCTTGCCGGCGCGCTGCGCGTCGAGCATCTCGAATATCGCAACCGCCAGCCTTTCCATACGGATTGGCCAGGCAAGGATTTATACGTCACCTTCCGCAAGGCAATCGACCCGGAAGTGGAGCGCAACATGATTGCCATTCCGCGCAAGCAGCGCGCCATGGTGCGCAAAGGCATCAAGGCCGGGCTGGTGAGCGCGATAGACGCGCACACGCAGCGCTTCTTCCATGCTTATTCCAGCAGCGTGCATCGGCTCGGCACGCCGGTGTTCTCGCGCAAGTATTTCCGGCTGCTGAAACAGGTGTTCGGCGAGGCCTGCGAAATTCTCACCATCACCCTGGATGGACGCGTCATCAGCAGCGTGATGAATTTTTACTTCCGCGATGAAGTGCTGCCTTACTACGGCGGCGGTACCGCGGAAGCGCGCCATCTGGCCGGCAACGATTTCATGTACTGGGAAGTGATGCGCCGCGCCTGCGAAAAGGGCTGCCGCGTATTCGACTACGGGCGCAGCAAGCTCGGCACCGGCTCCTACGATTTCAAGAAAAACTGGGGCTTTGAAGCGCAGCCCCTGTATTACGAATACCACCTGGTGCGCGGCCGCAGCGTGCCCGACCACAACCCGCTCAATCCCAGGTACCGGCTGTTCATCAAGGCGTGGCAGCGGCTGCCGCTGGCGCTGGCCAATGTCATCGGCCCGCATATTGTCAAGAATCTGGGCTAG
- a CDS encoding TIGR03087 family PEP-CTERM/XrtA system glycosyltransferase has translation MEELLFLAHRIPFPPNKGDKIRSYHLLKHLAQRYRVHLGCFVDDAADWQYTAHLQAICGETFFAPLKPRSAKLKSLAGFASGAPLTLPYYAHAGMQRWVTQMLAARGVGKVLVFSSAMGQFVPHDHALHSVVDFVDVDSDKWTQYARAKPWPLSWLYRREGRTLLAWERELAARSDAALFVSEAEARHFTQLAPESAAHIGWFNNGVDSEYFSPQRDYPDPYPAGRLPLVFTGAMDYWPNVDAVMWFAREIFPIIRARFAEAQFVIVGGCPGQAVQDLAQLPGVTVTGRVGDVRPWLRHARLAVAPLRIARGVQNKVLEAMAMALPVVASAQALEGIQAVPGRDLLVADNAARFAEQVMVVLGDAHPGMGTAARAAMLGHYAWPDNLRRVDALLECRNPSPIQQPPAARVVSLREHHT, from the coding sequence ATGGAGGAGCTGCTTTTCCTGGCGCACCGCATCCCTTTTCCCCCCAACAAGGGCGACAAGATCCGCTCGTACCATCTGCTCAAACACCTCGCTCAGCGGTACCGCGTGCACCTGGGGTGTTTTGTCGACGATGCCGCAGACTGGCAATACACCGCCCATCTGCAGGCCATCTGCGGCGAGACTTTTTTCGCGCCGCTCAAACCCCGCAGCGCCAAACTGAAAAGCCTTGCCGGGTTTGCCAGCGGCGCGCCGCTGACCCTGCCCTACTACGCGCACGCCGGGATGCAGCGCTGGGTTACGCAGATGCTCGCTGCGCGCGGCGTGGGCAAAGTGCTGGTGTTTTCCTCGGCGATGGGGCAGTTCGTGCCGCATGATCACGCGCTGCACAGCGTGGTGGATTTTGTCGATGTGGATTCCGACAAATGGACGCAGTACGCACGGGCCAAGCCGTGGCCGCTGTCCTGGCTGTATCGGCGCGAAGGCCGCACGCTGCTGGCGTGGGAGCGCGAGCTGGCGGCGCGCAGTGACGCGGCGTTGTTTGTATCGGAAGCCGAGGCGCGCCATTTCACCCAGCTTGCCCCCGAATCGGCTGCGCATATCGGCTGGTTCAACAACGGCGTGGATTCCGAGTATTTCTCGCCGCAACGCGACTACCCTGATCCTTACCCGGCAGGCCGCCTGCCGCTGGTGTTTACCGGGGCCATGGACTACTGGCCGAATGTGGATGCGGTGATGTGGTTTGCGCGCGAGATTTTCCCCATCATCCGCGCGCGCTTTGCCGAGGCGCAATTCGTCATCGTCGGTGGCTGCCCCGGCCAGGCGGTCCAGGATCTGGCGCAATTGCCGGGCGTGACGGTGACTGGCCGCGTCGGGGACGTGCGTCCCTGGTTGCGCCACGCGCGTCTGGCGGTGGCGCCATTGCGTATCGCCCGGGGGGTGCAGAACAAGGTGCTGGAAGCGATGGCGATGGCGCTGCCCGTGGTCGCCAGCGCGCAGGCGCTGGAGGGTATCCAGGCTGTGCCGGGTCGCGACTTGCTGGTGGCGGACAACGCAGCCCGTTTTGCCGAACAGGTCATGGTGGTGTTGGGCGACGCACATCCTGGCATGGGCACGGCAGCGCGCGCCGCCATGCTGGGGCATTACGCCTGGCCGGATAATCTGCGCCGGGTGGATGCCCTGCTGGAATGCCGTAACCCTTCTCCGATTCAACAACCGCCCGCCGCCAGGGTGGTTTCACTCAGGGAACACCACACATGA
- the xrtA gene encoding exosortase A has translation MSATLQPAAAEPSMVRGWPAAAALAIATVVALLLIFYSTSASTVAIWERSETFTHGFLIFPISAWLIWRRRSELARLAYRPDWRGLVLLLLLAAGWLFAHSGGVLVGEQLMLVAMLPAAVWTILGSRVVRAMAFPLGFLLLAVPMGEALIPHMMTFTANFTVKALQLTGMPVYQEGTFFTVPSGEWSVVEGCSGLRYLIASFTLGCLYAYLTYRSNVRRILFALAAIVVPVIANGLRAYMIVMIAVLSDMKLALGFDHLIYGWVFFGVVMLLLFWIGSFWREDEASVVPSAQVLAHDAPAAPLARIALAALLSIAVALTGPVYAAWLDGRRVLPHGLQIAPPAPANGWALEAAPFTDWHPHYVGPDAERALYYRKGNQQVMLYLAYYRTQRQGAEQISSQNYMIRQKHPEWLNMGETNIAPGAGAQPAEVIQARLRSAPQRLLVWRWNQLDGRDTTNDYLAKLLLAGARVRGARDDGAAIVMATPYADGVEQAQPVLREFMRDMQPAIAASLRQVAQS, from the coding sequence ATGAGCGCTACCTTGCAACCCGCTGCTGCTGAACCGTCAATGGTGCGTGGCTGGCCTGCCGCCGCCGCACTTGCCATTGCCACTGTCGTTGCCTTGCTGTTGATTTTTTACTCCACCAGCGCGTCCACGGTGGCGATCTGGGAACGTTCTGAAACCTTCACCCATGGTTTCCTGATTTTTCCCATCAGCGCCTGGCTGATCTGGCGCCGGCGCAGCGAACTGGCGCGCCTGGCATACCGGCCGGACTGGCGCGGCCTGGTGTTGCTGTTGCTGCTTGCGGCGGGCTGGCTGTTCGCGCACAGCGGCGGCGTGCTGGTGGGCGAGCAGCTCATGCTGGTGGCGATGCTGCCGGCGGCAGTGTGGACCATACTCGGCAGCCGCGTGGTGCGCGCCATGGCGTTTCCGCTGGGTTTCTTGCTCCTCGCGGTGCCCATGGGCGAGGCGCTGATTCCGCACATGATGACGTTTACCGCCAATTTCACCGTCAAGGCGCTGCAATTGACCGGCATGCCGGTTTATCAGGAAGGGACTTTCTTCACCGTTCCCAGTGGCGAATGGTCGGTGGTGGAGGGCTGCAGCGGGCTGCGTTATCTGATTGCCTCGTTCACGCTGGGTTGCCTGTATGCCTATCTCACTTATCGCAGTAACGTCCGGCGCATCCTGTTTGCGCTGGCTGCCATCGTGGTGCCGGTGATTGCCAACGGCCTGCGTGCCTACATGATTGTGATGATCGCTGTGCTGTCCGACATGAAGCTGGCGCTGGGCTTCGACCACCTGATCTACGGCTGGGTGTTTTTCGGCGTGGTGATGCTGTTGCTGTTCTGGATCGGCAGCTTCTGGCGCGAGGATGAAGCGTCGGTTGTGCCGTCGGCGCAGGTATTGGCCCACGATGCCCCCGCCGCGCCGCTAGCCAGGATAGCGCTGGCGGCGCTGCTGAGTATTGCCGTTGCGCTTACCGGCCCTGTGTATGCAGCCTGGCTGGATGGGCGCAGAGTGCTGCCGCATGGCCTGCAGATTGCGCCGCCCGCCCCGGCCAATGGCTGGGCGCTGGAGGCCGCGCCGTTTACCGACTGGCATCCGCACTATGTCGGACCGGATGCCGAGCGCGCCCTGTATTACCGCAAGGGCAACCAGCAGGTGATGCTGTATCTGGCCTATTACCGCACCCAGCGCCAGGGTGCCGAGCAGATCAGCAGCCAGAATTACATGATCCGGCAGAAACATCCGGAGTGGTTGAACATGGGTGAGACCAATATCGCACCGGGCGCAGGCGCGCAACCTGCCGAGGTAATCCAGGCCAGGCTGCGTTCAGCGCCGCAACGCCTGCTGGTGTGGCGCTGGAATCAACTGGATGGGCGCGACACCACCAATGACTATCTCGCCAAGCTGCTGCTGGCCGGCGCAAGGGTCCGCGGCGCGCGCGATGACGGCGCGGCAATCGTGATGGCCACGCCTTATGCGGACGGTGTGGAACAGGCGCAGCCGGTACTGCGCGAATTCATGCGGGACATGCAGCCGGCCATCGCTGCCAGCCTCAGGCAAGTTGCACAGTCTTGA
- a CDS encoding TIGR03088 family PEP-CTERM/XrtA system glycosyltransferase, whose product MSAARIPLIVHVVHHFAVGGMENGMVNILNSLPAHKYRHAVVCLTDYTSFAQRIVAQPVPFYALHKQPGRDVSIYPRLWRKLRELQPDLVHTRNLSALEGQFVAAAAGVRRRVHGEHGRDVFDLYGSSRKYNLLRRAARPLVGHYITVSRDLQAWLQAMVGVPASRITQIYSGVDSMRFHPRAGQRNGLPAGFAADDAVVFGSVGRMAEVKDYPTLVRAFLRLLELHPEARQRARLVIVGEGISRAPCLELLRAAGAEALAWLPGERTDIPELMRAMDVFVLASLGEGISNTILEAQASGLPVIATAVGGNVELVQSGGNGTLVNAGDVETMARTLLSYFNDPTQTTRQGQAARQKIERQFSLESMTQAYEQVYDQVLRTRQ is encoded by the coding sequence TTGAGCGCTGCAAGGATTCCGCTGATCGTCCACGTTGTGCATCACTTCGCCGTGGGGGGGATGGAGAACGGCATGGTCAATATCCTGAATAGCCTGCCGGCGCACAAATACCGCCACGCGGTGGTGTGCCTGACCGATTACACCTCTTTTGCCCAGCGTATCGTGGCCCAGCCCGTGCCGTTTTATGCGCTGCACAAGCAGCCGGGGCGGGATGTTTCCATCTACCCCCGGCTGTGGCGCAAGCTGCGCGAATTGCAACCGGATCTGGTGCACACGCGCAACCTGTCGGCGCTGGAAGGCCAGTTCGTCGCCGCGGCTGCCGGGGTGCGGCGCCGCGTCCATGGCGAGCATGGGCGCGACGTGTTCGACCTGTACGGCAGCAGCCGCAAATACAACCTGCTGCGGCGCGCGGCACGCCCGCTGGTGGGGCACTACATCACCGTCAGCCGCGACCTGCAGGCCTGGCTGCAAGCCATGGTGGGTGTGCCTGCCAGCCGCATTACCCAGATCTACAGCGGCGTGGACAGCATGCGCTTCCATCCGCGCGCCGGGCAGCGTAACGGCCTGCCGGCAGGCTTTGCCGCGGATGACGCGGTGGTGTTCGGCAGTGTGGGGCGCATGGCCGAGGTGAAGGACTATCCCACGCTGGTGCGCGCTTTCCTGCGCCTGCTGGAGCTGCACCCCGAGGCACGGCAGCGGGCGCGCCTGGTGATCGTGGGCGAGGGGATTTCCCGCGCCCCGTGCCTGGAACTGTTGCGTGCGGCGGGCGCCGAGGCGCTGGCCTGGCTGCCCGGCGAGCGCACCGACATCCCCGAGCTGATGCGTGCCATGGATGTATTCGTGCTGGCGTCGCTGGGTGAAGGCATATCCAACACCATTCTGGAGGCGCAGGCCAGCGGCCTGCCGGTGATCGCCACGGCAGTGGGCGGCAACGTCGAGCTGGTGCAGTCCGGCGGTAATGGAACATTGGTTAATGCGGGCGATGTGGAGACGATGGCACGCACCTTGCTGAGCTATTTTAATGACCCCACTCAGACGACCCGCCAGGGCCAGGC